The Leguminivora glycinivorella isolate SPB_JAAS2020 chromosome 1, LegGlyc_1.1, whole genome shotgun sequence genome includes a region encoding these proteins:
- the LOC125232654 gene encoding kelch domain-containing protein 3-like: MKWTAHIEGGPRRVNHAAVCIGEKILSFGGYCSTEEYKDWDPIPVHVLNTQTLRWSAVNYKKTDVVPFQRYGHTTVAYGEKVFMWGGRNNALACDILTVFDTRTLEWSTPTVSGMIPFAKDGHSACIINNKMYIFGGFEYLTDQYSQEVHCLNLDTFKWQLVEAKGTPPSHRDFHTAVAHGDRMYVFGGRGDLNSPYNSQEEIYCSHIYYLDTTTDTWVSLNNRNQKNWPCGRRSHSAWIHDDHMYIFGGYNGNTKMHFNDLFRYSIKNNYWELVHVNGQVPCKRRRQACLILKDKMYLFGGTSPQPAKNVPLRPVSEDDSLELLLDNNDLHILDYSPTLKTLCILKVLEYNLDQSVLPRHIIMDIRSMSQPNRISRSINQAG, from the exons ATGAAATGGACGGCTCACATTGAAGGCGGGCCGCGGCGCGTGAACCATGCGGCGGTCTGCATAGGAGAAAAAATACTATCCTTCGGTGGCTACTGTTCTACCGAGGAATACAAGGATTGGGACCCCATCCCTGTTCACGTCTTAAACACACAAACTCTACGGTGGTCAGCAGTCAACTATAAGAAAACAGATGTTGTACCATTTCAAAGGTACGGGCACACCACTGTGGCTTATGGAGAAAAG GTTTTCATGTGGGGAGGCAGAAACAATGCCCTGGCTTGTGACATTCTCACTGTTTTTGACACGAGAACACTGGAATGGAGCACACCCACAGTCTCCGGGATGATTCCCTTTGCTAAAGATGGCCATTCTGCTTGCATTATTAACAATAAGATGTACATATTTGGCGGATTCGAATATCTAACAGATCAGTATTCACAAGAAGTGCATTGTTTAAACTTGGACACTTTTAAATGGCAATTGGTAGAAGCAAAAGGAACCCCACCATCCCATAGAGATTTTCATACAGCTGTCGCACATGGTGATAGAATGTATGTATTTGGTGGGAGAGGTGACTTGAATAGCCCATACAATTCACAAGAAGAAATATATTGTtctcatatttattatttagatacAACAACTGACACATGGGTATCATTGAATAATCGGAATCAAAAAAATTGGCCTTGTGGCAGACGCAGTCATTCTGCAT GGATACATGATGATCACATGTATATCTTTGGAGGATACAATGGCAACACAAAAATGCACTTCAATGATCTCTTCAGATATTCGATCAAGAACAATTACTGGGAACTGGTCCATGTGAACGGGCAGGTCCCGTGCAAGAGAAGGCGGCAAGCCTGCCTGATTCTTAAAGATAAAATGTACTTGTTTGGAGGAACTAG TCCACAACCGGCGAAGAACGTTCCCCTCCGGCCCGTCTCCGAAGACGACAGTCTGGAGCTGCTGCTGGACAACAACGACCTGCACATCCTGGACTACTCGCCCACGCTCAAGACACTCTGCATCCTCAAGGTGCTGGAATACAACTTGGACCAGAGCGTGTTACCGCGACATATTAT CATGGACATCCGAAGCATGTCGCAGCCCAACCGCATCAGCAGGTCCATCAACCAAGCCGGCTGA
- the LOC125227122 gene encoding DDB1- and CUL4-associated factor 13, with the protein MSKVKIKVISRNPEDYLRATKRDIHKLPRNYDPALHPLEAPREYVRALNAVKLERVFAKPFIGSLDGHRDGVSCMAKHPSRLAVLASGAFDGEIRVWDLATRKCTRNFIAHEGWVRSICYTPKGTTFASVGDDKTIKTWKTEVLSEDDEDPINTLLSASVVSGITHHRNKPIFATCGEHCQLWENTRNEPIKIFKWGVDSLHHVAFNQVETNILASCASDRSVILYDCRETGPLRRVVMELRPNALSWNPMEAFIFTVANEDYNLYTFDIRKLKQPINIHIDHTSAVVDVDYSPTGREFVAGSYDKTVRIFESLKGHSRDVYHTKRMQRLTCVKWSLDDKYVLTGSDEMNIRMWKARASEKLGVLKPRERTALNYSDALKEKFANHPQIRRIARHRHVPKHILNAQKEIKTIKEKGKRKEANRRAHSKPGAVPHVSERKKHVVKEDE; encoded by the exons ATGTCGAAAGTTAAGATAAAAGTTATAAGCCGAAACCCAGAAGACTACCTTCGAGCCACTAAAAGAGATATCCACAAAT TACCAAGGAACTATGACCCTGCATTGCATCCTCTAGAAGCACCACGTGAGTACGTTCGAGCACTGAACGCAGTAAAGTTAGAGAGAGTATTTGCCAAGCCCTTTATAGGAAGCCTTGACGGTCATAGAGATGGAGTATCTTGCATGGCCAAACATCCCAGTAGGCTCGCAGTACTGGCCAGCGGCGCGTTCGATGGAGAAATAAGAGTTTGGGATTTAGCTACTAGAAAATGTACAAGAAATTTTATTGCTCATGAAGGTTGGGTTAGAAGTATCTGTTACACTCCAAAGGGGACAACTTTTGCAAGTGTTGGCGATGATAAAACTATAAAGACATGGAAAACAGAAGTCCTGAGTGAGGATGATGAAGACCCTATTAACACACTTTTGAGTGCCTCAGTTGTTTCGGGGATAACCCATCACAGAAATAAGCCCATATTTGCAACTTGCGGTGAGCATTGTCAGCTATGGGAGAATACCAGAAATGAGcctattaaaatttttaaatggGGGGTTGACAGTCTTCATCATGTTGCATTCAACCAG GTAGAAACAAATATTCTTGCATCATGTGCTAGTGACCGGAGTGTGATATTGTATGACTGCCGTGAAACTGGGCCTCTCAGGAGAGTGGTGATGGAGCTGCGGCCTAATGCACTCTCCTGGAACCCCATGGAAGCCTTCATATTCACTGTTGCCAATGAAGATTATAA cttGTACACATTTGACATCAGAAAGCTAAAACAACCAATAAACATCCACATAGATCACACATCAGCGGTAGTCGATGTAGACTATTCTCCGACTGGCAGGGAATTTGTTGCCGGCAGTTATGACAAAACTGTGAGGATATTTGAAAGTCTGAAGGGGCACTCAAGAGATGTGTATCACACTAAGAGAATGCAGAGACTGACTTGTGTAAAGTGGTCCCTGGATGACAAGTATGTGCTCACAGGATCAGATGAAATGAATATCAGGATGTGGAAAGCTAGAGCATCGGAAAAACTTGGTGTT TTGAAACCACGTGAACGTACCGCCCTCAACTACTCCGACGCTCTAAAAGAGAAATTCGCCAACCACCCCCAAATCCGGCGCATCGCTCGCCACAGGCATGTCCCGAAGCACATCCTCAACGCCCAGAAGGAGATCAAGACTATCAAGGAGAAAGGCAAGAGGAAGGAGGCCAACCGCCGCGCGCACAGCAAGCCGGGCGCCGTGCCGCACGTGTCGGAACGCAAGAAGCATGTTGTTAAGGAGGatgaataa